From a region of the Candidatus Neomarinimicrobiota bacterium genome:
- a CDS encoding FlgD immunoglobulin-like domain containing protein: MEAGSYTVAWDGTTTQGNELPSGVYIARLSTENLSRSMKMIILK; the protein is encoded by the coding sequence ATAGAGGCCGGGTCGTATACCGTCGCATGGGATGGCACCACGACCCAAGGGAATGAGCTGCCTTCTGGTGTTTATATCGCTCGGCTAAGCACGGAGAATCTCTCCCGCAGCATGAAGATGATTATCCTTAAATGA
- a CDS encoding type IV toxin-antitoxin system AbiEi family antitoxin domain-containing protein, producing the protein MNATQQILKFLEKNHIIRPRDLDPYNIPREYLRRLHMRGILRRVGWGLYVLENGKEMEQQTLIEACKRVPQGVLCLLTALQYHEITAQMPFDVWMAIDRKSWLPQVDHPRIRFMRFSGLALTEGIVEHDVSGVTIRVYNPAKTVADCFKYRNKIGLDVAIEALRDGYRTRKFNVDEIMKYSKVCRVANVIKPYLESII; encoded by the coding sequence ATGAATGCAACGCAACAGATTCTGAAATTCCTTGAAAAGAATCATATCATAAGGCCAAGAGATCTTGATCCATACAATATCCCACGCGAGTACCTTCGGAGACTGCACATGAGAGGTATTCTCAGACGGGTGGGCTGGGGACTTTATGTTCTTGAGAATGGGAAAGAAATGGAACAGCAGACGCTTATCGAAGCATGTAAACGCGTACCTCAAGGAGTGCTATGTCTTCTCACAGCTCTACAATATCATGAAATTACTGCACAGATGCCCTTTGATGTCTGGATGGCAATAGACCGAAAGTCATGGCTGCCACAAGTTGATCACCCCAGGATACGGTTCATGCGCTTCTCTGGACTTGCACTCACTGAAGGAATAGTCGAGCATGATGTATCGGGAGTTACCATAAGAGTCTATAATCCTGCAAAGACTGTGGCGGACTGTTTCAAGTATCGAAATAAAATTGGACTCGATGTAGCTATAGAAGCCCTCCGGGATGGGTATCGCACACGCAAATTCAACGTTGATGAGATTATGAAATACAGCAAGGTTTGCCGCGTGGCTAATGTGATAAAGCCATATCTGGAATCGATAATTTGA
- a CDS encoding alginate lyase family protein — protein sequence MRICLSLFWVVVLFAGSGCRSKQPVIEVDLASIDHERVLRAADKYLDESPLTITSCPAIRSAGGIHDFYSEGDYWWPNPDDPEGPYIRRDGMSNPDNFDTHRQVMVRLSLIVPALTAAYVITGDETHATHAVAHLRAWFLDDETKMNPHLLYGQAIKGRVTGRGVGIIDTIHLIEVARSIKTLAEAGVIEREDLQGLKGWFAEYVRWMTTHEYGINERDRTNNHGSCWLLQVSAFAQLVGDDEIQAYCLERFKTVLVPNQIAEDGSFPLELARTKPYSYSLFNLDILASICQVLSTTEDDLWAFSMPDGRGMRKAMDFLYPYIADKASWPYPPDVIYFDQFPVRQISLLFAGLAYQNADYIKLWGRLNPDPDEREVLRNFPLRQPILWVDD from the coding sequence ATGAGAATCTGCTTGTCTTTATTCTGGGTGGTGGTGCTTTTCGCAGGCAGTGGTTGTCGGAGCAAACAGCCGGTGATAGAGGTGGATCTAGCCAGTATTGATCACGAACGGGTGTTGCGGGCTGCTGACAAATATCTGGACGAATCGCCTCTGACCATCACATCCTGTCCGGCCATCCGTTCCGCTGGCGGAATTCATGACTTCTACTCAGAGGGCGATTACTGGTGGCCTAATCCTGATGATCCCGAAGGACCCTACATCCGCAGGGACGGTATGTCCAATCCCGATAATTTTGATACTCATCGGCAGGTGATGGTCCGGCTGAGCCTTATTGTACCCGCGCTTACGGCGGCCTACGTCATAACGGGCGACGAGACGCATGCCACCCATGCCGTGGCTCATCTACGCGCCTGGTTCCTCGACGATGAGACGAAGATGAATCCCCATTTACTGTACGGTCAGGCCATCAAGGGGAGGGTGACGGGCCGGGGCGTGGGAATCATCGATACGATCCATTTGATCGAAGTCGCCCGATCGATTAAGACTCTGGCTGAAGCCGGAGTCATCGAACGGGAGGACCTGCAAGGATTGAAAGGGTGGTTTGCAGAGTATGTGCGCTGGATGACAACCCACGAATATGGCATCAATGAGCGTGACCGCACCAACAATCATGGCTCCTGCTGGTTATTGCAGGTGAGTGCGTTTGCCCAGCTGGTGGGTGATGATGAGATCCAGGCTTATTGCCTGGAGCGATTCAAGACCGTTCTGGTACCGAACCAGATTGCGGAAGACGGGAGTTTTCCACTGGAGCTGGCCCGGACGAAGCCGTACAGCTACTCCCTGTTCAACCTAGATATTCTGGCATCCATCTGCCAGGTTCTCTCCACCACCGAAGATGACCTGTGGGCCTTCAGCATGCCTGACGGGAGAGGAATGCGCAAGGCCATGGATTTCTTGTATCCGTACATCGCGGATAAGGCGAGCTGGCCTTATCCGCCGGATGTCATATACTTCGACCAGTTTCCCGTCCGACAGATCAGCCTGCTCTTCGCCGGATTGGCGTATCAAAACGCCGACTACATTAAACTCTGGGGCAGACTGAATCCCGATCCGGATGAGCGAGAAGTGCTCCGTAACTTCCCACTCCGTCAGCCCATACTATGGGTTGATGACTAG
- a CDS encoding glycoside hydrolase family 88 protein has protein sequence MFEITDDEELKKRAIAHADALLPYAGINYTHDMGFIFLPTVVQAYRHTGEEKYRAAGIQAADMLARRFNQKGKFLRAWGKLGSDDRAGWMIIDTMMNLELLFWAMEVTGNKDYYNIAYRHAFTTMQESVRPDGSSYHVVEFNLDTGAVERKRTHQGYSDESTWARGQAWGIYGFANAYRRTGDERFLNVAQKMADYMIERLPDDFVPYWDLDLSGEDVLRDASAGAVAASGLMLLAEVTHSKEDYEGYVAVGEKITQFLLRNYLFTESTRPKEEGLLLHTIYHYHNMWGVDESFQAGDYFFIEAVWKLWKRMELENLNQDVPIHKIYRFNDNWFYLEDDIDHMEGLHLATQIWKTFTLPHTWSGFNAVDNVPRYQWDIGWYEKSFFVPVLKEDVKVLLAFEGVNISVTLYVNGKPEGCISTIMIGSTSQIQETAI, from the coding sequence ATGTTTGAGATCACAGATGATGAGGAGTTAAAGAAAAGAGCTATTGCACATGCTGATGCGCTGCTCCCATATGCAGGCATCAACTACACCCATGACATGGGCTTCATCTTTCTGCCTACCGTCGTTCAGGCATATCGGCATACCGGGGAAGAGAAGTACCGGGCTGCAGGCATTCAGGCGGCCGATATGCTGGCCAGGAGATTCAATCAGAAGGGCAAGTTCCTGCGGGCATGGGGTAAACTGGGTTCCGACGACAGGGCCGGCTGGATGATCATCGATACCATGATGAACCTGGAGCTCCTGTTCTGGGCTATGGAGGTCACCGGGAACAAAGACTATTATAATATCGCCTATCGCCATGCGTTCACGACCATGCAGGAAAGTGTGCGTCCGGATGGATCCTCGTACCATGTGGTGGAATTCAACCTGGACACAGGTGCCGTTGAGCGAAAGCGGACGCACCAGGGATACAGCGATGAATCCACCTGGGCCCGAGGCCAGGCCTGGGGAATCTATGGATTCGCCAATGCCTATCGCCGGACGGGCGATGAGCGCTTTCTTAACGTGGCACAAAAAATGGCTGACTACATGATCGAGCGCTTGCCTGACGACTTCGTCCCGTACTGGGATCTCGACCTATCGGGCGAGGATGTCCTGCGAGATGCGTCAGCCGGCGCCGTGGCCGCTTCCGGGTTGATGCTGCTCGCGGAGGTCACACATTCAAAAGAGGACTATGAAGGGTATGTAGCGGTAGGTGAGAAAATCACACAGTTCCTACTGCGGAATTATTTATTTACAGAGAGTACGCGTCCTAAAGAGGAAGGACTCCTGCTGCACACCATTTATCATTACCACAACATGTGGGGCGTCGATGAATCCTTCCAAGCGGGTGATTATTTCTTCATCGAAGCGGTCTGGAAACTATGGAAAAGGATGGAATTGGAGAATCTCAACCAAGATGTCCCGATTCACAAGATTTATAGGTTTAACGATAACTGGTTCTATCTGGAAGATGACATAGATCATATGGAAGGCCTGCATCTGGCAACCCAGATATGGAAAACGTTCACACTACCGCATACGTGGAGTGGCTTCAATGCCGTAGACAACGTTCCCAGGTATCAATGGGATATCGGCTGGTACGAGAAAAGCTTCTTCGTACCAGTGTTAAAGGAGGATGTGAAGGTTCTGCTCGCTTTCGAAGGAGTGAATATCTCCGTCACCCTTTACGTGAACGGGAAACCGGAGGGCTGTATCTCGACGATAATGATCGGATCTACTTCTCAAATTCAGGAAACGGCGATTTGA
- a CDS encoding nucleotidyl transferase AbiEii/AbiGii toxin family protein encodes MLNLSRDRGEDFQFVLTKYAIERILYRLAKSEYAADFILKGASLIAVWTGSERRPTRDVDFPGLGDLTDERIRKIFQHICLVDVEPDGMEYDPETIQIEDIREGQANEGRRVRIRSNLGNALAVVQIDIGQGDPVTPKAKKITYPTLLEFPAPEILAYPPESVVAEKLEALVSLGIVTSRVRDLYDLLLLASSFDFEGSILVRAIKATFSKRGTMIPREAPAVLTDEFARTEEKQRQWNAFLTRSRLEASHLELVDVIELLRKFLLEPLASAADEEKFSLKWIAGGPWV; translated from the coding sequence TTGCTAAATCTTAGCAGGGACCGCGGTGAAGATTTTCAGTTTGTCTTAACCAAGTATGCGATAGAGCGAATCCTATATCGCCTTGCCAAGTCGGAGTATGCTGCTGATTTTATACTAAAAGGAGCTTCCTTGATTGCTGTGTGGACCGGGAGCGAGCGTCGACCAACAAGAGATGTCGATTTTCCTGGACTTGGAGATTTAACTGACGAGCGAATCAGGAAAATCTTCCAGCATATATGCCTAGTGGATGTCGAGCCTGACGGAATGGAGTATGATCCAGAAACCATACAAATAGAAGATATTCGGGAGGGTCAAGCCAACGAAGGAAGGCGAGTGCGAATCCGGTCAAACTTGGGTAATGCCCTTGCCGTCGTTCAGATTGATATCGGACAGGGAGATCCGGTAACACCCAAGGCTAAGAAGATTACTTACCCAACGCTCCTGGAGTTTCCGGCTCCGGAAATTCTCGCCTATCCACCTGAATCTGTAGTAGCCGAAAAACTTGAGGCACTGGTCTCCCTAGGCATAGTAACAAGTCGAGTGAGGGACCTCTACGATTTACTATTGCTTGCTAGCTCCTTCGATTTTGAGGGATCAATTCTGGTCAGAGCCATCAAGGCAACATTCAGCAAACGTGGAACCATGATACCACGAGAAGCACCAGCAGTATTGACAGATGAATTCGCTCGCACTGAAGAGAAACAAAGGCAGTGGAATGCTTTTCTTACTCGTAGTCGGCTTGAAGCGTCCCATCTAGAGCTGGTTGATGTTATTGAGCTACTCAGGAAGTTCCTCCTGGAGCCACTTGCCTCGGCTGCAGATGAAGAAAAGTTCTCGCTAAAATGGATTGCTGGTGGTCCTTGGGTATGA